From a region of the Limnochordia bacterium genome:
- a CDS encoding extracellular solute-binding protein, giving the protein MKRDLSWFKLCLGLLCSFVLGTSSLVSAAARIQFVSSDYFSQEGLAVMQWAVDEFNKRNPDIEVEWTNKPGGYHEYLVASSAAGNPPDVFYVRPGTDAYLYLSGLIKALDPFIERDQEELNPEDFLEAQVGELKFDGKWWCIPANLSTLMIRYNKVIFAEAGIAEPGADWDWDDVLETSTKLTKTDPGSGVPTFWGFGNMAWFLLNSFSEGIIMSFDGQLLTDDGLESHANSPGTVAALTFLNEMGQRSAFPMPGSGGDPWAVYGQTKAAMTMGGSWELSGWGITVEDKQAEDVTMLPMGPAGKRVVTATGGAWAMSSISKHPEEAWRFLKWLVSPEVLERQLLVLHSSFPPRQSLLPAWIDGLAARIPGAYTMAEQLVVSGKPLSPRLFSIDSVLPGYFWPVAQGTLSPQEAALRMEEDLNRAIAEALKE; this is encoded by the coding sequence GTGAAAAGGGACCTTTCATGGTTCAAACTATGTTTGGGGTTGCTGTGTTCATTCGTGTTGGGTACCTCATCCTTAGTTTCGGCAGCAGCAAGGATCCAATTTGTGAGTTCAGACTACTTTTCCCAAGAAGGACTGGCTGTGATGCAGTGGGCAGTGGATGAGTTCAATAAACGAAACCCGGATATTGAGGTTGAATGGACCAACAAGCCCGGGGGCTACCATGAGTATCTGGTGGCAAGCTCTGCAGCAGGTAATCCTCCGGATGTGTTTTACGTTCGTCCTGGTACTGATGCTTATCTGTACCTCAGCGGACTTATTAAGGCTCTCGATCCGTTCATAGAACGGGACCAAGAGGAGCTAAACCCTGAAGATTTTCTGGAGGCACAAGTAGGAGAGCTCAAGTTCGATGGTAAGTGGTGGTGTATACCCGCTAACCTTTCCACCTTAATGATCCGCTACAATAAAGTAATCTTTGCGGAGGCAGGAATCGCTGAGCCCGGCGCGGATTGGGACTGGGATGATGTCTTAGAGACATCGACTAAGTTGACTAAGACTGATCCAGGCAGTGGTGTCCCGACATTCTGGGGCTTTGGTAATATGGCCTGGTTTTTGCTAAATAGCTTCTCCGAAGGAATCATCATGAGTTTCGATGGCCAGTTGCTTACAGATGATGGGCTCGAGTCCCATGCCAACTCCCCGGGGACTGTAGCAGCACTGACATTTTTGAACGAAATGGGTCAGCGCTCGGCGTTTCCCATGCCCGGTTCCGGCGGAGATCCCTGGGCTGTCTATGGTCAGACGAAAGCGGCGATGACCATGGGGGGATCATGGGAGCTATCCGGATGGGGTATTACAGTGGAAGACAAACAGGCTGAGGATGTAACGATGCTACCCATGGGCCCTGCTGGTAAGAGGGTTGTGACGGCTACCGGTGGCGCGTGGGCCATGTCGTCGATCTCGAAGCACCCTGAGGAAGCGTGGCGTTTCCTAAAGTGGCTGGTATCTCCGGAAGTTCTAGAGAGACAACTACTGGTTCTTCATAGTAGTTTTCCGCCTAGACAAAGTCTGCTTCCGGCATGGATCGATGGTCTTGCGGCCCGGATCCCAGGCGCCTATACCATGGCAGAACAGTTGGTTGTGAGTGGAAAGCCTCTATCACCACGCTTGTTTTCCATCGATTCGGTGCTCCCCGGGTATTTCTGGCCAGTTGCCCAGGGTACACTCTCACCACAAGAAGCGGCGTTAAGGATGGAAGAGGACCTCAATCGTGCCATTGCCGAGGCATTAAAGGAATAA